The following is a genomic window from Numida meleagris isolate 19003 breed g44 Domestic line chromosome 25, NumMel1.0, whole genome shotgun sequence.
CAGACAAGCACTGCACACCCAGGGGCACCTTCAGGCACTGCAAGGCAGCTCCCTCCACCTCCACAAACCTCTCCCCATGGCTGTGCCCGCTGAAGTCTGCCTGCAGAACCCAGCCGACAACGCGCCGAGAATCCAAAGCTGCTAACAGGCTCAGATCCCCACCCAAACACAGACAACCCCACGGCCTACAGATCATTATCCAGATATACCTATTACCCACTTAATTGGACATGAAGATTCAGCTCGCTACGTTTCGGTCTGATGTTgctagtgttttttttttttttttctttaaatgggATGTTCTGCAAATAAGGTGTCTCCTTGCATACCCAGCTCTTTCGAcattgaagcttttttttttttttttttcctggtgaaaagataaaataatagcGCGCTTTGATCTTAAATAGGAGAGCTCCATCATTACTCAGCCCAGGATTGGATGCGTGGTGCATTCCTGTacttcatggggaaaaaaaaaaaaggaaacagaccAAGTAAATAGAGTTgtttactgtaaaataaagacagaaaccAGAGAGAAGAGGCACTTAATAGGTCCCTCTGCGGATTCTGCTACCAATGGGGAAACAGTGCtccccacagtgctgctgcacgCTTTGTACTCATTAGTCACCAGGAAAACGAGTGAGCCACAAGCCCACTGaactcttccctctcctcctcctttaaAGATTTTAGGAGCGAGCTCAGCTCTGAGTCGTGATTAAAACCACCCCGTTACGCTCCTTGAGCTGCAGTGCTCAAATTGAAGATGTGCTTGTGCTGCCTAATGCTTTCCTGCCTCGCTGTTCCAAACTACAAAGGGAAGAGTGGAAGCTTCCAACTACGGCTTGATGATGCTTCAGCTTTCTGAAGCGGGAGACAAACAAACAGAGCCAGCAGGGAGCGGTGCCTCACCTCCTCCCAGCACTCCCAGCTCCCCAACACAGACCTTGGGGGCTGATGGGAAGGACCCCAGCgacccagctgcagcaccttTACTTCTATGCACCTCTTGCTGGAGAGTGCCAGCTACTCAACCCCAGGGATCCGCGTCACAAACCTGGGCGAGGGAGAAGAAATGCAAGGGGGGATGAGGAAGAAGTAGGATCCCAAGTCATTAGCCgcaaaacaaaacctcaaacTCTCCAACCCAGCAGCCAGGAAGCAATTACAAACCTCACTGCAAAAGACTGCACCAGCACTAATGTTGCTCTGCTTGTTAGGATCGGCGAGACAGAGGCAAGAAATTGCGTTAGAACGGAGCCTGATCCTCTGCACCTCTGCTTCTCAGCTTCTTCTGCAAGTGGCGGAGAGCTACGCTCGCTATGACGACTCCCACCAGCCCGATTCCCACTCCTATGGAGGATCTATGAAACGATTTCCTTTGCCAGAAGTGCAGCTTCTCCTCCACGTCTCCGAGGGTGCTGTTGCCTACGATTCCCTCCTCGTTACTGGCTGccagcctctgctcctgagTCAAGGATTTGCCAAAGTCCAGGTCCACCAAGTCCTTTCGGATCACCCTGACCCCGAAGTAGACCCTCTTGATGACCCTGAACGTCTTCAACACGCGCACGTCGCAGCGGTAAGTCCCCGCGTCGGCCTCCTGGGTCGGGGCAAAGGTGACGACGAAGCCGGGGTTTCTGAAAGGCGAGAACAGAACGTCGTTCATGGTGATGAGCCCCGGGGCGAGCTTCCACGTGCAGCTGTAGCCTCTGGTACCCAAACGGATGACGTCCGAGCTcaggcagctgagcaccaaGGGTTTGCCCACGGGGACGGTGAAGTGCAGCAGGCCGCAGCCCCACGTGGTGGTGCAGTGGGAGCGACGCGAGGTGCAGTTCCGCCGCTCGCCCGCCGCCGTCACCTCGCACGTCTCCTCCACTTTGAGGCCCAGCCCGCAGGTGACGCTGCACGACGTGGAGTTCACGGCGATTTTAGCCACCGATGACTGCAGCTCTGCCGGGATGGTCACTTTTGGAAAGGGAGATGCCAGAGGGAGGCAGAAAGCCCAAGGCAGCAGGCTGAGGATGGAGCCGCTCCTGAAGGTCTTCATGGCAGCGATCAGATGGGGCACCGTACAAACTCAGCGGTCATGACCACTACCCATCCACCACTGTAAATCTTCAAGCAGAAACCTCACCAGCATCCTCTAATGAGACAGGTTGGAAGCGTGATGCTTCCCTCCCAGCCAGGGAAGGTGCAGCCCATCACTGGGTGGGTCAGAATGCCAGCGAGGAGTTCCAGCTCCCAGGCAGCAGAACGTTTAAATCCACTGTATCCCAGCAACTGGGATCTGCTTGATAATGTATTAAgtcttcccttcttctccctGCTGTTTCCATCCTATTTTAGATGAATTTCCACGCTACTGTTCTGGTTTAATCTTCCTACCAAACTGTAAAACAATGTCTTAATTACTGCAACCCCTAAAACAACGTTGCTCAGCACAGGGAAACCGTAATTACTCATGTAGCACTTGTACAGCTCTGCTCTATCCACACTCATCCCAAAATCTCAAGTCCCTCCCCAAGAGGGAGCAAGAAAACAAGGTTTTGACATGGatccagagagcagagctgtgccactgGAACCCATCGTGATCCAAGTGCTGATGGCAACGGGTGGTTCTGCCTGGGTGGGAGAACGGTCACAGATGGGATTGAACAGCACCGACCTCACGGCACCCTGCAAGGACGAAGCGCTGAGAAAAGCTCCCCGGGATAAAGTTGCCTCTTTCTGATGGCTATGGTCCAACCAGTTCAATAACCAGAGTCTGAGTTACGGATTGCGGAAAGGATTTAGAATGCCACGCTCTTCCATGGCTTTGCTAATGAATATCCACGTTTCTCTTCCTAACACCCCTTCATttattaagaacaaaacaaaatgccttCTGAGATCAAGTGTTTTTATCTCGCACGATCCCTTCCCGCGGAGATGCTCTGTGCACCCAGCACATTTGGGGTTCAGTTCCCTTTCAGCACATCCGAGCTCCCACGCTGCACTCAGGTATTCCATCGCTGGGGGGATTTGCTGTTGAAAAGACATCACCGACCGAATGCCACGCTATGGAAAAACACATCACCACAATAAAACCAACGTAACGCACCTGGGAAGGCACAGCACGTGCACGTTTGCACCAGAGCTGTATCGCAGGGCTCCTTGGCAACGTCACAATAGAAGCCAGCACGAGCGTGGAAAAGCCAAGACTTAGCCGTGActttaggaaataaaacataCCTCTTTATTTACAGACACAAACCTAACACCAGTGCTATCCGCTACCACCAAGCCAGGATCCGAGCAGTATTGTACAAAACTACAGACGTcgaaaaataaaataaaaggcagaggGCAACAAACCGAGGACATACACGCTGTACAGAGAGGGTTTAACAGAAAGGAAGGCTGGAGTCTGTGGCAAATGATTCGCTTTAAAACAGCCAGGAGAGCCATTGCCTTGTGCATCTTGCGAAGCTTTCGCGCTCAGCCACGCCACGTATGGGCAGGTTTGACAGAAACAGGGTTCCAGAGGAGATGCAAGTCATCCTATAAGcaggaagaacaaaggaaacCAGTACTGCCCGCGTGGGAACGAATGTCATTAAGCAGATCACCGTACCGAAGCGGGAAATGAAAATAGCAgtttttaaaatccttctgATTTAGCACGTCTCCTCTCTTCCcatgcttatatatatatatcacgTTACCACTGCATACTTCCCACTGCCAATTAATGCCTCTCTTGTGACTCCTCAGCTTTTAATATCTGCAGGATACTTGGAAAATCTAAATACTTGGTGATAACCTCAATAATGACAGCTGGGGAAAACCTGAAGGTAATTGCATAGGAACTATGAAGGTCTCTACAAAACAAGGGGCATTGGGAATGAAAACTTTCTTGCTGTTGGTCTGGTAGAGAAAGATCCATCTGCAGGTACCAGACAGAGAAAAATGTCTCTATCCCATTCCCACAAGGAAAATATTACAAGTGAAAGGTTAAAGAGCAGCTGGGAACAAGCTGTGAGCATTCACCTTCTAATTCGTgattcagaaatggaaaagaaaggaagaagaaaaaaagaaaaaattaaaaattcacgGTCCGTATGTTCGTCTTTTACAATCGCACCGTTATTCATTTCATCTTTAAGTCCTGGAGggatagctgaaaaaaatacagcttcagTTAGGACAAATATTGCCTGTTCCTTCTCTAACTACCAGTATATACCAGCTAAGGAGGAAGCAGTGCTCCTGGTAGGGCATCTTAAATGGGAACAGGATAAACACACTTGCAAGGACAGAAAGACACTGCCAACATTGCTTTTTGCATCACTCAGTTTACACGCTCTCATCTAGGTTGTATTTTATCTAGAGCTACTTCCACGAGCTCCTCTTCCCATAAGCAGAGCCATCCTTCACGTCTAAAATACTAACAACACGAAAATTCATTCTTTGCAGACTTCAGAGGGTGTCTTGATTCTTCACGTTAGGTCTCTATCCGCTTGAGATGAAATCAAACCTGGCACATAATCAGCAGCAGTTTCACTACGCATGTCAGCACAGAAGACATCACACTGAGCTAACAAAAGCTGCAAGGCAACGCAGCTGGCACAGAAGGGCCTACAGCTCGCCGAAATGGGAATTAAcagcaaaggaagggaagtTTGCAGGATACGCAGTCATTGGTAGCAGGAATAAAAACCACACACGTTGCGTATTCTTCAATCCAGgaacaaaataattacttcaaAAGACAATGGTTATTAGCTCTGGGGTGGCAGAGTGGCGGGTACCAGCTCAGTGCAGAACGTTACACACGTGCCAACACGAAGGCAGTCCAGTCAGTCTCATTGCAAACTGCGTGACCTGAGAGTCAGCATCTCACACTGTTCCATGAAGAACGAAGGCCGTCTCCTCTTCAGTACTCATTTCTTATAAAAGTCACTCCCTGAATCCATGAACAATCAGGCTGCTGTGTTAAAGTCAGTCCGTTCTGACTGCTTCATCTATTTCCCATATTACGGCGCCAAGAAGGGGAAGAACAGAGGAAGGTAAAGAAGAGGGTCTTCATAACAGTTCTGAGATGGCACCACCTGCTAAAGAGATCAAAGAcaggtgaaaaataaatcatccaACTCAGCCAGACGTCAGCAGAAAGCACACGCCGCAGgcatttttggaaataaatgagaaaggattAAAAGCCTTTGAGGATACGATTCCTTCCAGAATGAGATATAACCAACAAGACACCACCTACAACAAACTAAGACCTCCTGTATTTCTGCCTCTGTATCTGAGACCACGGGCAGGGACGAGGTGGGTCAGGGTCTCTGGGCTTTTTACCTCCCATAGAGGCACAAGCACACTTACCTGCTGGAAAACATTTGGATTCCCCAACCCTAAAACCTCAAAGCAAAAGCACAAGAGAAAGGAACAAGTTCCACCCGCATTGAGGTCAAACGAGACCGCTGCGCTGCTTTGTTCCAAAAACTGTACAACAGCTCGAGCTTCCCAGTTTTACTGAAAGCCAATTTTGACACGGCTGCTTTGACAACAAGACATTTTCTGCCAGGCCCCGGCCATGCAGCTCGCAGACACCCGCTGCAATGGCAAATGAGCCCGCAGCTCCCAGAGAATAAATGCTTGCGGAGAGGCTGCGTGA
Proteins encoded in this region:
- the TMEM81 gene encoding transmembrane protein 81, whose protein sequence is MKTFRSGSILSLLPWAFCLPLASPFPKVTIPAELQSSVAKIAVNSTSCSVTCGLGLKVEETCEVTAAGERRNCTSRRSHCTTTWGCGLLHFTVPVGKPLVLSCLSSDVIRLGTRGYSCTWKLAPGLITMNDVLFSPFRNPGFVVTFAPTQEADAGTYRCDVRVLKTFRVIKRVYFGVRVIRKDLVDLDFGKSLTQEQRLAASNEEGIVGNSTLGDVEEKLHFWQRKSFHRSSIGVGIGLVGVVIASVALRHLQKKLRSRGAEDQAPF